The Flavobacterium commune genome contains a region encoding:
- a CDS encoding SprT-like domain-containing protein encodes MSDTLAKYLPDHAVKPVFELIVEHGVHLKIVNERATRHGDYRKAMNGKHEITVNGSLNKYRFLITLIHEIAHLVAFEKFGRNIKPHGNEWKHTFQQLMVPYIRPEIFPNQLLPLLARHFRNPSASSDTDTTLSLALKQFDKQNDKNYVFEIPYGSVFRIKNGKVFKKIAVRTKRYECLEMSSGRLYLFNPNAEVELIKNSN; translated from the coding sequence TTGAGCGATACCTTAGCAAAATATCTTCCTGATCACGCAGTCAAACCTGTTTTTGAGTTGATTGTGGAGCATGGAGTACATTTGAAAATCGTTAACGAGCGTGCGACTCGTCATGGGGATTATCGAAAAGCCATGAACGGAAAACACGAAATTACCGTAAACGGAAGTTTGAATAAATATCGTTTTTTAATTACGCTCATTCACGAAATTGCGCATTTAGTAGCTTTCGAAAAATTTGGTCGCAACATTAAACCGCATGGAAATGAGTGGAAACATACTTTTCAGCAATTGATGGTGCCTTATATTCGCCCTGAAATTTTCCCAAACCAATTGCTACCTTTGTTAGCCAGACATTTTAGAAATCCTAGTGCCAGCAGCGATACCGATACTACTTTGTCCCTTGCCTTAAAACAATTTGACAAGCAAAACGATAAAAATTATGTTTTCGAAATTCCCTACGGCAGTGTATTCCGAATTAAAAACGGTAAGGTTTTCAAGAAAATAGCAGTTCGTACCAAACGATATGAGTGCTTAGAAATGAGTTCTGGACGTTTGTATTTATTTAATCCCAACGCTGAGGTGGAATTGATTAAAAATTCCAACTAA
- a CDS encoding SDR family NAD(P)-dependent oxidoreductase, which yields MKNIIITGTSRGIGFELALQFANAGHQVLAISRKTPQELIVHENISCLSVDLSNESDLEKVENFLAETWKQVDAVIHNAGSLICKPFETLTQTDFENVYKVNVFAVANLTRICIPFLQKGSHVVTISSMGGVQGSLKFAGLAAYSSSKGAVISLSELLAEEYKEHGIAFNVLALGAVQTEMLQEAFPGYQAPISAEGMATYIFDFTLNGNKYFNGKVLQVSTTNP from the coding sequence ATGAAGAATATTATTATTACAGGAACCAGTAGAGGAATTGGTTTTGAATTGGCTTTACAATTTGCTAATGCAGGACATCAGGTTTTAGCTATTTCGAGAAAAACACCTCAAGAGTTAATCGTTCATGAAAATATCAGTTGTCTTTCGGTTGATTTGTCGAACGAATCTGATTTAGAAAAAGTAGAAAATTTTCTTGCTGAAACATGGAAACAGGTTGATGCTGTGATTCACAATGCAGGAAGTTTAATTTGTAAACCTTTTGAAACCTTAACCCAAACAGATTTTGAAAATGTGTATAAGGTGAATGTTTTTGCTGTTGCAAATTTGACTCGTATTTGCATTCCGTTTTTACAAAAAGGAAGTCATGTAGTTACCATCAGTTCGATGGGAGGCGTTCAGGGCAGTTTGAAATTTGCCGGTCTTGCCGCTTATAGTTCAAGTAAAGGAGCTGTAATTTCGCTTTCGGAATTATTAGCCGAAGAATACAAAGAACATGGCATTGCGTTTAATGTTTTGGCATTAGGAGCTGTGCAAACGGAAATGTTGCAAGAAGCTTTCCCGGGTTATCAAGCGCCAATTTCGGCAGAAGGCATGGCAACCTATATTTTTGATTTTACATTGAACGGAAATAAATATTTTAACGGAAAAGTATTGCAGGTTTCAACTACCAATCCGTAA
- a CDS encoding acyl-CoA dehydrogenase — protein MDFNLTEEQKMIQQAARDFAQNELLPGVIERDEFSKFPAEQVKKMAELGFLGMMVDPKYGGSGMDNVSYVLVLSEIAKVDASSAVIMSVNNSLVCAGLEKYCNEEQKQKYLVPLAKGEIIGAFCLSEPNAGSDATSQKTTAIDKGDYYLLNGTKNWITNGSTASTYIVMAQTDAEKGHKGINAFIVEKGWAGFEVGPKEKKMGIRGSDTHSLIFNDVKVPKENRIGEDGFGFHFAMEILNGGRIGIASQALGIATGAYELALKYSHVRESFGKEIFQHQAIAFKLVDMATQITAAKLLCLKAASEKDVGMDITQSGAMAKLFASQTAMDVTIEAVQIHGGNGYVAEYHVERMMRDAKITQIYEGTSEIQKIVISRTL, from the coding sequence ATGGATTTCAATTTGACCGAAGAACAAAAAATGATTCAGCAGGCTGCTAGAGATTTTGCCCAAAACGAATTATTGCCGGGAGTGATAGAGCGGGATGAGTTTTCTAAATTCCCCGCCGAACAGGTGAAAAAAATGGCAGAATTGGGTTTTCTGGGAATGATGGTCGATCCTAAATACGGAGGTTCGGGCATGGACAATGTTTCTTATGTTTTGGTGCTCAGCGAAATTGCAAAAGTCGATGCTTCATCTGCGGTCATTATGTCTGTAAATAATTCTTTGGTTTGTGCCGGATTGGAAAAATATTGCAACGAAGAGCAAAAACAAAAATATTTGGTCCCATTAGCAAAAGGTGAGATTATTGGTGCTTTTTGTCTTTCGGAACCTAATGCGGGTTCTGACGCCACTTCGCAAAAAACAACAGCCATCGATAAGGGAGACTATTATTTACTGAATGGAACAAAAAACTGGATAACCAATGGTTCTACGGCTTCGACTTATATTGTGATGGCACAAACGGATGCTGAAAAAGGACATAAGGGGATTAATGCTTTTATTGTCGAAAAAGGTTGGGCTGGTTTTGAAGTTGGTCCTAAGGAAAAGAAGATGGGAATCAGAGGCTCAGATACACATTCGCTCATATTTAATGATGTAAAAGTACCAAAGGAAAATAGGATAGGGGAAGATGGTTTTGGGTTTCATTTTGCTATGGAAATTCTTAATGGCGGTCGAATAGGGATTGCTTCCCAGGCATTAGGAATTGCCACAGGGGCTTATGAATTGGCATTGAAATATTCCCATGTAAGGGAATCTTTTGGTAAAGAAATTTTTCAACATCAGGCTATTGCTTTTAAATTAGTGGATATGGCGACCCAAATTACGGCTGCTAAATTGCTGTGTTTAAAAGCCGCTTCAGAGAAAGATGTGGGTATGGATATTACCCAATCGGGAGCGATGGCTAAGTTGTTTGCTTCACAAACAGCTATGGATGTTACTATTGAAGCTGTCCAAATTCACGGCGGAAATGGCTATGTAGCCGAATATCATGTGGAGCGTATGATGCGTGATGCAAAAATTACCCAAATTTATGAAGGAACATCAGAGATTCAAAAAATAGTGATTTCAAGAACTTTGTAG
- a CDS encoding anhydro-N-acetylmuramic acid kinase — MKKEFYNVIGVMSGTSLDGVDLAHIQFEIKQNQWSFKILESETVPYSTDWVNQLKSAVDFSKENLEILNQNYTQLLSKIIVDFIKKNKIINLDAVCSHGHTILHQPQNGFTLQIGNLPEIATLTQQRIVCDFRVEDVQLGGQGAPLVPIGDRILFSEYDYCINLGGFSNVSFEENNQRIAFDISPVNTVLNFYANQLGLNYDDKGQISKTGKISTELLNELNAFDFYQKKHPKSLGFEFVKEAVLPLIEKFNISIEDKLHTFTEHISLQTALALPTKKGSLLITGGGAYNDFLISRIQHYLPEMKLIIPENKILEFKEALIFALLGILKLRDEINVLSSVTGAREDHSSGFIYLPKHN; from the coding sequence ATGAAAAAAGAATTTTACAACGTAATTGGCGTTATGTCAGGAACTTCACTTGACGGAGTTGATTTGGCTCACATTCAATTCGAAATAAAACAAAACCAATGGTCTTTTAAAATTCTGGAAAGCGAAACCGTTCCTTATAGCACTGATTGGGTGAACCAATTAAAATCAGCAGTGGATTTTTCGAAAGAAAATCTCGAGATTTTGAATCAAAATTACACCCAGCTACTTTCAAAAATCATCGTTGATTTTATCAAAAAAAATAAAATCATCAATCTTGACGCCGTTTGTTCCCATGGTCACACCATTTTACACCAACCGCAAAACGGATTCACACTTCAAATAGGAAATCTTCCGGAAATTGCTACTTTGACCCAACAAAGAATAGTTTGCGATTTTAGGGTTGAAGATGTTCAATTAGGCGGACAAGGCGCTCCATTAGTTCCTATTGGTGACCGGATTTTATTTAGCGAATACGATTATTGTATCAATTTAGGTGGTTTTTCCAATGTTTCTTTCGAAGAAAATAATCAAAGAATTGCTTTTGACATTTCGCCTGTAAACACCGTTTTGAATTTTTATGCCAATCAACTGGGATTGAATTATGACGATAAAGGTCAAATTTCGAAAACCGGAAAAATCAGTACTGAATTATTAAACGAATTAAATGCTTTCGATTTTTATCAAAAAAAACATCCAAAATCCTTAGGATTCGAATTTGTAAAAGAAGCTGTGTTGCCGCTGATAGAAAAATTCAATATTTCAATCGAAGATAAACTACACACTTTTACCGAACATATTTCTTTACAAACGGCCTTGGCTTTGCCAACAAAAAAAGGTAGTTTATTGATTACCGGAGGCGGTGCTTACAATGATTTTCTTATTTCCAGAATCCAACATTATTTACCCGAAATGAAGCTCATCATTCCCGAAAACAAAATTCTGGAATTTAAAGAAGCTTTAATTTTTGCCTTACTTGGAATCCTAAAACTGAGAGACGAAATCAATGTGCTAAGCAGCGTGACCGGTGCAAGAGAAGATCATAGCTCTGGTTTTATTTACTTGCCAAAACATAATTAA
- a CDS encoding energy transducer TonB yields MSSTISSDQKKSLAISTLLYATLLLILFFIRFWPPANLDELTGGGGGGGVTVNFGDSDFGSGSNYKSEILEVKNHAKPAPSKTIPDEAILSQENTTEESVVIPPKEKTKKTIVVVKKEEPKPIVVAKPKVSNSTNDALASIMKGSNRGGDGDDKTAGNKGRPNGNLSSNSYYGTGGSGGGTGGGNGTGNGTGTGSGSGSGYGGGSGSGSGDGIGYSLGNRKAISKPVPKYTCNEEGRVVVEVSVDRNGRTVSAIAGIKGTTNTISCLLEQAKIAAMNTRWDPSSNAPEKQTGKIIYNFKLN; encoded by the coding sequence ATGAGTTCAACCATTTCATCAGATCAAAAAAAATCGTTAGCAATCTCTACGCTTTTGTACGCAACACTGCTACTGATTTTATTCTTCATCCGTTTTTGGCCTCCTGCAAATTTGGACGAGCTAACTGGTGGTGGCGGTGGCGGCGGTGTTACTGTTAATTTTGGAGATAGTGATTTTGGTTCCGGTTCTAATTATAAAAGTGAGATTTTGGAAGTAAAAAACCACGCCAAACCAGCACCTTCGAAAACAATTCCTGACGAAGCTATTTTATCACAGGAAAACACCACCGAAGAAAGTGTTGTAATTCCACCGAAAGAAAAGACAAAAAAAACTATAGTAGTTGTAAAAAAAGAAGAACCAAAACCTATAGTTGTTGCAAAACCTAAAGTTTCTAACAGCACTAATGATGCCTTAGCCAGCATTATGAAAGGTTCTAACCGAGGTGGTGACGGGGACGACAAAACAGCAGGCAACAAAGGAAGACCCAACGGAAATTTAAGCTCCAATAGTTATTATGGCACTGGTGGTTCTGGTGGAGGAACCGGAGGAGGCAATGGAACAGGTAACGGAACAGGCACTGGCTCAGGAAGCGGAAGTGGCTATGGCGGAGGCTCAGGAAGTGGTTCTGGTGATGGAATAGGTTATTCACTAGGAAATAGAAAAGCAATTTCTAAACCTGTTCCTAAATACACTTGCAATGAAGAAGGAAGAGTTGTTGTTGAAGTTTCAGTAGATCGAAACGGAAGGACAGTAAGCGCTATTGCCGGAATAAAAGGAACAACTAACACAATCAGCTGCCTATTAGAGCAAGCCAAAATTGCAGCAATGAATACCCGATGGGATCCAAGCAGTAATGCTCCTGAAAAGCAAACGGGTAAAATTATATATAATTTCAAACTGAATTAA
- a CDS encoding ExbD/TolR family protein, which produces MSIKRKRRFHAEVATSSLSDIMFFLLLFFLIISTLANPNVIKMTLPKAKANEKTNKQFISLSVTEDKKFYIDKQPVVFEELETTLMSKMDTEKDQTVVVRIPFNLQVQDLVDVLQIGVRNNLKFVIATSPK; this is translated from the coding sequence ATGTCAATTAAGCGCAAAAGAAGATTTCATGCCGAAGTGGCTACTTCGTCATTGAGTGACATTATGTTTTTCCTGTTGCTTTTTTTCCTGATTATATCAACTTTGGCAAATCCGAATGTTATCAAAATGACTTTGCCAAAAGCCAAGGCTAATGAGAAAACAAACAAACAATTTATTAGTTTGTCGGTAACTGAAGATAAAAAATTTTATATTGATAAACAGCCCGTTGTTTTTGAAGAGCTGGAAACAACTTTAATGTCTAAGATGGATACAGAAAAAGATCAGACAGTAGTAGTTAGAATTCCGTTCAATTTACAAGTACAGGATTTGGTTGATGTGTTGCAAATAGGAGTTAGAAATAATTTAAAATTTGTAATTGCAACGAGTCCAAAATAA
- a CDS encoding MotA/TolQ/ExbB proton channel family protein, protein MFSYIQLQADTIANAASNVVVENVASNTEISVLGFILKGGFFLIPISILLFYTFYLIIERYLYINKASKIDTHLLKDVSVNLISGKLDMALAIAERSNTASGNILKEGVQVVGRPITEIESNMDRAADIEIGEMEKHLGQLGLIAGIAPTLGFIGTISGVIKIFYSISVTENISIGNISGGLYEKMISSGAGLIVGIIAYSGYHLLNGKIDHFALKIQKQILEFVNIIQKS, encoded by the coding sequence ATGTTTAGTTATATCCAATTACAGGCCGATACTATTGCTAATGCTGCTTCAAATGTTGTTGTCGAAAACGTGGCTTCAAATACTGAAATTTCTGTTTTAGGTTTTATTTTAAAAGGAGGTTTTTTCTTAATCCCAATTTCAATATTATTATTTTATACTTTTTATTTAATTATTGAGCGTTATTTATACATAAATAAAGCTTCAAAGATTGATACTCATTTATTAAAAGATGTCAGTGTAAATCTTATTTCAGGGAAATTAGATATGGCACTTGCTATAGCCGAGAGAAGCAATACCGCTTCCGGGAATATACTTAAAGAAGGAGTTCAGGTCGTGGGAAGACCTATTACTGAAATTGAATCGAATATGGATCGTGCAGCAGATATTGAAATAGGGGAGATGGAGAAACATCTGGGACAATTAGGGCTTATTGCCGGTATTGCGCCAACATTGGGATTTATCGGTACTATTTCGGGGGTTATTAAAATATTTTACAGTATTTCGGTAACCGAAAATATCAGTATAGGGAACATTTCCGGTGGATTGTATGAAAAGATGATTAGTAGTGGAGCCGGATTGATTGTGGGGATTATTGCATATAGCGGTTACCATTTGTTGAACGGAAAGATTGATCATTTTGCTTTAAAAATTCAGAAACAAATATTGGAGTTTGTCAATATTATTCAAAAATCTTAA
- a CDS encoding bifunctional folylpolyglutamate synthase/dihydrofolate synthase → MNYQETTAWMFNQLPMYQLQGASAYKKDLTNTHLLINHLNNPHTNLKCIHVAGTNGKGSTSHMLASILQEAGYKVGLYTSPHLKDYRERIKINGFEITEDFVCDFINSNKSFFETNDISFFEMSVGLAFAYFAKEEVDIAIIEVGMGGRLDATNIITPLVSVITNIGLDHLQFLGNTLEAIAFEKAGIIKTEIPVVIGEYTDETKPVFEAKAKETNSEIYFASDLISENLPSDLIGDYQIHNKKTVIQTIQILNTKTDFSINQNNIESGLLNVVKNTGLLGRWQQLGSSPKIICDTAHNKNGLEIVLNQIKKEKFEQLHIVLGVVNDKDLDEVLPLFPKNAIYYFCKPNIPRGLEALALKEKAAQFGLKGAILHSVPEAYKKSKESANSNDFIYVGGSTFVVAEIL, encoded by the coding sequence ATGAATTATCAAGAAACTACAGCCTGGATGTTCAATCAACTTCCGATGTACCAATTGCAAGGAGCTTCTGCTTACAAAAAAGATTTAACCAATACGCATTTACTGATAAATCACCTCAATAATCCGCATACCAATTTAAAATGTATTCATGTTGCCGGGACAAACGGAAAAGGTTCTACTTCTCATATGCTGGCTTCCATACTTCAGGAAGCGGGTTACAAAGTGGGACTTTATACCTCGCCTCATTTAAAAGATTACAGAGAGCGCATTAAAATAAACGGTTTCGAAATTACTGAAGATTTTGTTTGTGATTTTATCAATTCAAACAAATCTTTTTTTGAAACCAATGACATTAGTTTTTTCGAAATGAGCGTTGGATTGGCCTTTGCTTATTTCGCCAAAGAAGAAGTCGATATTGCTATTATTGAAGTCGGAATGGGCGGAAGACTCGATGCTACTAATATCATCACTCCCTTAGTATCGGTGATAACAAATATTGGATTAGATCACCTTCAGTTTCTTGGAAACACCTTAGAAGCAATTGCTTTTGAAAAAGCCGGAATTATCAAAACTGAAATTCCGGTTGTAATTGGAGAATACACCGACGAAACAAAACCTGTTTTCGAAGCGAAAGCAAAAGAAACCAATTCCGAAATCTACTTCGCCTCCGATTTGATTTCAGAAAACCTTCCCTCGGATTTAATTGGCGATTATCAAATACACAATAAAAAAACGGTTATACAAACCATCCAAATTTTAAATACTAAAACTGATTTTTCTATTAATCAAAATAACATTGAATCAGGCTTATTAAATGTAGTGAAAAACACCGGACTTTTGGGAAGATGGCAACAATTAGGCAGCTCCCCTAAAATCATCTGTGACACCGCACACAACAAAAACGGATTAGAGATTGTACTAAACCAAATTAAAAAAGAAAAATTTGAGCAATTGCATATTGTTTTAGGAGTTGTAAACGACAAAGATTTAGACGAAGTTTTGCCTTTGTTCCCTAAAAATGCAATTTATTATTTTTGCAAACCAAATATTCCTCGAGGACTCGAAGCATTGGCATTAAAAGAAAAAGCAGCACAATTCGGCTTAAAAGGAGCAATACTACACTCTGTTCCAGAAGCTTATAAAAAATCAAAAGAATCAGCTAATTCCAACGATTTCATATATGTGGGAGGAAGTACCTTTGTAGTTGCAGAAATTTTATAA
- a CDS encoding chromate resistance protein ChrB domain-containing protein produces the protein MKWITRERPKIDRIACPWLIKKFVDTEAEFIYVPFNIVLSKAKELNAIPFDIPNVEFTHYNQESTFDYIIKKYQINDPAISIIAEIVRGADTDRHDIAKESAGLWAISAGLSYNITDDYKLLETGMIVYDALYSWATHLYQQKHLQNSPFENLLHEVYNKFLKDKKHSSKTPSWVKDLKEIIQDQIDTQFTFDLKQISNDLNLNPSYLSREFSKYFEDLNFGDYVRKLRIEKAINLIENSSYTLTEIAYMTGFSDQSHFTRIFKLHTGKNPSSYRKRIQKSNPDTKGK, from the coding sequence ATGAAATGGATTACCAGAGAAAGACCAAAAATAGATAGAATTGCATGCCCTTGGCTGATTAAAAAATTTGTCGATACTGAAGCCGAGTTCATTTATGTCCCCTTCAATATTGTTTTAAGCAAGGCAAAAGAATTAAATGCAATTCCGTTTGACATTCCAAACGTAGAATTCACACACTATAACCAAGAAAGCACCTTTGATTATATTATCAAAAAGTATCAAATTAACGATCCTGCTATTTCAATTATAGCCGAAATTGTGCGAGGAGCTGACACTGACAGACATGACATTGCAAAAGAATCGGCGGGACTTTGGGCAATTTCAGCGGGACTTTCATACAACATCACAGACGATTATAAATTACTGGAAACAGGCATGATTGTTTATGACGCATTATACAGCTGGGCTACTCACTTGTACCAACAAAAGCATTTACAAAATAGTCCTTTTGAAAACTTACTGCATGAAGTTTACAATAAATTCCTAAAAGACAAAAAACATTCAAGCAAAACTCCTTCCTGGGTTAAAGACTTAAAAGAAATCATTCAGGATCAAATTGACACCCAATTCACCTTTGATTTAAAACAAATCTCAAATGATTTGAATTTGAATCCGTCTTATTTATCCAGAGAGTTTTCTAAGTATTTTGAAGATTTGAATTTTGGAGATTATGTTAGAAAACTTCGAATTGAAAAAGCAATTAATCTTATCGAAAATTCATCCTACACATTAACGGAAATAGCTTATATGACCGGTTTTTCAGATCAAAGCCATTTTACCCGAATTTTCAAATTGCATACTGGGAAAAACCCGTCTTCTTATCGAAAAAGAATACAAAAAAGTAATCCAGATACAAAAGGTAAATAG
- a CDS encoding chromate transporter, which translates to MITKPKYSLKDIVLYFLRLGTTGFGGPVALVGYMHKDLVENRKWISEEEYKQGIALAQLAPGPLAAQLGIYLGYVHYGLLGATLVGFAFILPSFIMVILLAIVYKLYGGLSWIQAVFYGVGAAVVGIITLSSYKLTLKSIGKLNPESFKSKWLLWFFFTLATVITYITEQEQILFFIAAGLLYMFIKNPPRLRNTAIVNSVILCQISFWDYENPILLKIAVFFAEAGAFVFGSGLAIVPFLHSGVVTENQWLTEQQFLDSVAVAMITPGPVVITVGFIGYLVAGFLGALVAALATFLPCYLFTIILAPYFNKIANNKSVSAFVEGITATVVGALVGSVIIIAKRSITDIPTLLIAATTVLVLIYYKKIQEPYIIVIAAVLGTCIKLIQSQ; encoded by the coding sequence ATGATAACAAAACCAAAATACAGCTTAAAAGATATCGTCTTATATTTTTTAAGACTAGGAACTACAGGCTTTGGTGGCCCGGTAGCCTTAGTAGGATACATGCACAAAGATTTAGTTGAAAATCGAAAATGGATTTCCGAAGAAGAATACAAACAAGGAATTGCATTAGCACAATTAGCTCCGGGACCTTTAGCAGCCCAGTTAGGAATCTATTTAGGATACGTACATTACGGCTTACTTGGCGCTACTTTAGTTGGATTTGCTTTCATCCTTCCCTCTTTTATAATGGTAATATTACTGGCAATTGTCTATAAATTGTACGGTGGTTTATCATGGATACAAGCTGTTTTCTATGGAGTTGGAGCTGCCGTTGTAGGGATAATCACTTTGAGCTCTTATAAACTGACATTAAAATCTATTGGAAAATTGAATCCCGAATCGTTTAAATCAAAATGGTTATTGTGGTTCTTTTTTACTCTGGCTACAGTGATTACTTATATCACCGAGCAAGAGCAAATATTATTCTTTATAGCCGCAGGACTGTTATACATGTTTATAAAAAACCCTCCCCGATTACGAAATACTGCAATTGTCAATTCGGTAATTCTTTGTCAAATTTCCTTTTGGGATTACGAAAACCCAATACTTCTAAAAATAGCCGTTTTCTTTGCCGAAGCCGGAGCTTTTGTCTTTGGAAGCGGATTGGCAATCGTACCTTTTTTACATTCGGGAGTCGTAACTGAAAACCAATGGTTAACAGAACAACAGTTTCTGGATTCGGTTGCTGTCGCCATGATAACTCCAGGTCCGGTTGTAATAACAGTAGGTTTTATTGGGTATCTGGTTGCCGGATTTCTGGGAGCCTTAGTTGCGGCATTGGCTACATTTTTACCTTGTTATTTGTTTACCATAATCTTAGCTCCTTATTTTAACAAGATTGCAAATAACAAATCTGTATCTGCATTTGTCGAAGGTATTACTGCTACTGTTGTAGGAGCTTTAGTTGGCTCAGTTATTATTATAGCTAAACGAAGCATTACAGACATCCCAACCTTACTTATAGCCGCAACTACTGTTTTGGTTTTAATTTATTACAAAAAAATCCAGGAGCCTTATATCATTGTAATTGCTGCAGTTTTAGGAACTTGTATAAAACTAATCCAGAGTCAGTAA
- a CDS encoding glycerol-3-phosphate dehydrogenase/oxidase produces MNREEKFNQLRENTEFDIVIIGGGATGLGCAVDAASRGYKTLLLEKYDFAKGTSGRSTKLVHGGVRYLAQGNIHLVREALLERGRMLRNAPHVCHKLGFVVPVYSWWDKWYYGFGLWIYEFLSAKFSLGKTRILSKAATLKHLPDLDSTNLKGGVLYYDGQFDDSRLAINLAQTAIEYGALVLNYCAVSDFIKKDNKIIGLIAKDELSNQEYSIKAKAVVNATGVFADDLLQKAEGHAEVTIAPSQGIHLVLNKSYFEGSSAMLIPKTSDGRVLFVIPWHDKIVLGTTDTPVKEVALEPKPLEEEIHFIINHFNKYSKHKIDYADLNSVFVGLRPLVKVGAEKKTALLSREHSIKVLSSGLINVTGGKWTTYRSMAEQTINKAIQASGLKFVRCKTRRLQIHGYSKEKTNSHFAIYGSDAHLIQQIIAADVSLSEKIHPDYPYTKAEVVWVVKNEMALTVEDVLARRIRLLFLDARAAIQAAPVVAEIMAFLLGKNTEWKEEQIVLFHELAEGYLVK; encoded by the coding sequence ATGAATAGAGAAGAAAAGTTTAATCAACTTCGTGAAAATACCGAATTTGATATCGTTATAATTGGTGGAGGAGCTACTGGCCTCGGTTGTGCTGTTGATGCTGCCAGTCGTGGATATAAGACCTTGCTTTTGGAGAAGTATGATTTTGCCAAAGGAACTTCCGGCAGATCTACAAAATTAGTTCATGGCGGAGTAAGGTATTTGGCTCAGGGCAATATTCATTTGGTTCGGGAAGCTTTGCTGGAACGCGGTCGAATGCTTAGAAATGCACCGCATGTTTGTCATAAATTAGGATTTGTAGTACCGGTATATTCGTGGTGGGATAAATGGTATTATGGTTTTGGTTTGTGGATTTACGAGTTTTTGTCGGCTAAATTTAGTCTGGGAAAAACACGAATACTTTCAAAAGCAGCTACTTTAAAACATTTGCCTGATTTGGATTCGACCAACTTAAAAGGAGGCGTTTTGTATTATGATGGGCAATTTGATGATAGTCGATTGGCAATTAATTTAGCTCAAACCGCAATTGAATATGGAGCACTAGTGTTGAATTATTGCGCAGTTTCTGATTTTATAAAAAAGGACAATAAGATAATTGGTTTAATTGCAAAAGACGAATTATCAAATCAGGAATATAGTATTAAAGCGAAGGCAGTTGTTAATGCAACTGGTGTTTTTGCGGATGATTTACTGCAAAAGGCGGAAGGACATGCAGAAGTAACCATTGCGCCATCGCAAGGAATTCATCTGGTATTGAATAAGTCTTATTTTGAAGGTTCTTCGGCGATGTTGATTCCTAAAACGTCTGATGGCAGGGTTTTGTTTGTAATTCCCTGGCATGATAAAATAGTGTTAGGTACTACCGATACTCCTGTTAAAGAAGTAGCATTGGAGCCAAAACCATTGGAAGAGGAAATTCATTTTATCATCAATCATTTTAATAAATATTCGAAACATAAAATTGATTATGCTGATCTAAATAGTGTTTTTGTAGGTTTGCGTCCGTTGGTGAAAGTAGGTGCTGAGAAAAAAACAGCTTTGTTGTCAAGAGAGCATAGTATTAAAGTACTTTCTTCTGGATTGATTAATGTGACTGGAGGCAAGTGGACTACTTATAGAAGTATGGCCGAACAGACTATCAATAAAGCAATTCAGGCTTCGGGATTGAAATTTGTCAGATGTAAAACCAGACGTTTGCAAATACACGGATATTCAAAAGAAAAAACGAATTCCCATTTCGCAATTTATGGTTCTGATGCTCATTTGATACAACAAATAATTGCTGCTGATGTTTCTTTATCTGAAAAAATTCATCCAGACTATCCTTATACAAAAGCAGAAGTAGTTTGGGTAGTAAAAAACGAAATGGCTCTAACTGTTGAGGATGTTTTAGCAAGAAGGATCAGATTGCTTTTTCTTGATGCAAGAGCGGCAATCCAGGCTGCTCCTGTTGTTGCAGAAATAATGGCTTTTTTGTTAGGAAAAAATACTGAGTGGAAGGAGGAGCAAATTGTTTTGTTTCATGAATTAGCTGAAGGATATTTGGTAAAATAA